Proteins encoded in a region of the Orcinus orca chromosome X, mOrcOrc1.1, whole genome shotgun sequence genome:
- the LOC101282964 gene encoding zinc finger C4H2 domain-containing protein, with protein sequence MEKIKTRLKAEFEALESEERHLKEYKQEMDLLLQEKMAHVEELRLIHADINVMENTIKQSENDLNKLLESTRRLHDEYKPLKEHVDALRMTLGLQRLPDLCEEEEKLSLDYFEKQKAEWQTEPQEPPIPESLAAAAAAAQQLQVARKQDTRQTATFRQQPPPMKACLSCHQQIHRNAPICPLCKAKSRSRNPKKPKRKQDE encoded by the exons ATGGAAAAGATCAAGACCCGTTTGAAGGCTGAGTTTGAGGCCCTTGAATCAGAGGAGAGGCACCTGAAGGAATACAAGCAGGAGATGGACCTCCTGCTACAGGAGAAAATGGCCCATGTGGAGGAACTCCGACTGATCCACGCTGATATCAATGTG ATGGAAAACACCATCAAACAGTCTGAGAATGACCTAAACAAGCTGCTAGAGTCTACCCGGCGGCTACATGATGAGTATAAGCCGCTGAAGGAACATGTGGATGCCCTGCGCATGACTCTGGGCCTGCAGAGGCTCCCTGACCTAtgtgaagaggaggagaagctctCCTTGGA TTACTTTGAGAAGCAGAAAGCAGAGTGGCAGACGGAGCCTCAGGAGCCCCCAATCCCTGAATCCTTGGCCGCTGCAGCCGCTGCCGCCCAACAACTCCAAGTGGCTAGGAAGCAGGACACTCGGCAGACAGCCACCTTCAGGCAGCAGCCCCCACCTATGAAG GCCTGCTTGTCATGTCACCAACAAATTCACCGGAATGCACCTATATGCCCTCTGTGCAAAGCCAAGAGTCGGTCCAGGaaccccaaaaagccaaaacGGAAGCAGGATGAATGA